Proteins from a single region of Acidimicrobiales bacterium:
- a CDS encoding aconitate hydratase, whose translation MTVAASTPIELIRGVYASLDERFEIGRRRIDRPLTLAEKILVNHLDDPEGAALERGVSYVDLRPDRVAMQDATAQMAWLQFMTAGLDQVRVPTTTHCDHLIQARDDGRTDLLTAVEGNREVYDFLASVCARYGAGFWKPGSGIIHQVVLEQYAFPGGMMIGTDSHTPNAGGLAMVAIGVGGADAVDVMAGFPWNVRWPRLIGVHLTGELNGWAAPKDVILKVADILTVNGGTGAIVEYFGPGARSLSATGKGTICNMGAEIGATTSLFAYDDAVARYLKSTGREAVADAADAVAHHLRADDEVEADPGAFFDQVIELDLTTLSPHINGPHTPDLSRPVADLGAEAEREGWPMEVSAGLIGSCTNSSYEDITRAASIARDALAKGLTARAPLLVTPGSEQVRATIERDGLLADFEAIGAKVLANACGPCIGQWDRQDMEDGVPNSIVTSYNRNFPKRNDGYATTHAFVTSPETVMALTIAGRLDFDPANDTLTNDAGEEVCLSVGDGEELPAAGFDPGEETFQSPPADGITVEVVVSPTSDRLQVLTPFPAWDGEDITGLAVLVKARGKCTTDHISMAGPWLKYRGHLENISGNVYMGAVNAFTGEVGTGLDVTDGGTRPYPDIARRYHEAGIGWVAIGDENMGEGSSREHAAMEPRFRGARAVIARSFARIHETNLKKQGLLPLTFADRDDYDLIGPEDHISVVGLADLAPDEQVEVVVTSPDGSTTSITTNHTYSADQIEWFRAGSALNLIRQRTGS comes from the coding sequence GAGCTGATTCGGGGCGTCTACGCCTCTCTGGACGAGCGCTTCGAGATCGGCCGCCGCCGCATTGATCGACCCCTCACGCTGGCCGAGAAGATCCTCGTCAACCACCTCGATGACCCCGAGGGCGCCGCTCTGGAGCGCGGCGTCTCATACGTCGACCTGCGTCCCGACCGGGTGGCGATGCAGGACGCCACAGCCCAGATGGCCTGGCTTCAGTTCATGACCGCCGGCCTCGACCAGGTCCGGGTTCCGACCACCACCCACTGCGACCACCTCATCCAGGCCCGCGACGACGGCAGGACGGACCTGCTCACAGCCGTCGAGGGCAACCGCGAGGTCTACGACTTCCTGGCCTCGGTCTGCGCCCGCTACGGCGCGGGCTTCTGGAAGCCCGGCTCCGGGATCATCCACCAGGTGGTGCTCGAGCAGTACGCCTTCCCCGGCGGGATGATGATCGGCACCGACAGCCACACCCCGAACGCCGGAGGCCTCGCCATGGTGGCCATCGGCGTGGGTGGCGCCGACGCCGTCGACGTGATGGCCGGCTTCCCGTGGAACGTGCGCTGGCCCAGGCTCATCGGCGTCCACCTGACCGGCGAGTTGAACGGCTGGGCCGCCCCCAAAGACGTCATCCTGAAGGTCGCCGACATCCTCACCGTCAACGGCGGCACGGGTGCCATCGTGGAATACTTCGGTCCCGGTGCCCGCAGCCTCTCGGCCACAGGCAAGGGCACCATCTGCAACATGGGCGCCGAGATCGGCGCAACCACCTCGCTGTTCGCCTACGACGACGCTGTGGCCCGCTACCTGAAGTCCACAGGCCGCGAGGCCGTGGCCGACGCGGCGGACGCCGTGGCCCACCACCTCCGGGCCGACGACGAGGTCGAGGCCGATCCCGGAGCATTCTTCGACCAGGTCATCGAGCTCGACCTGACCACCCTGTCGCCGCACATCAACGGCCCCCACACCCCCGACCTGTCCCGCCCGGTGGCCGACCTGGGCGCCGAGGCTGAGCGCGAGGGCTGGCCCATGGAGGTCAGCGCCGGCCTCATCGGGTCGTGCACCAACTCCTCCTACGAGGACATCACCCGGGCGGCCAGCATCGCGCGTGACGCCCTGGCCAAGGGCCTGACGGCAAGGGCCCCGCTGCTCGTCACTCCCGGCTCCGAACAGGTCCGGGCCACCATCGAGCGCGACGGCCTGCTGGCCGACTTCGAGGCCATCGGTGCCAAGGTGCTGGCCAACGCCTGCGGGCCCTGCATCGGCCAGTGGGACCGCCAGGACATGGAGGACGGCGTTCCCAACTCCATCGTCACTAGCTACAACCGGAACTTCCCCAAGCGCAACGACGGGTATGCCACCACGCACGCGTTCGTCACCTCTCCCGAGACGGTGATGGCCCTGACCATCGCCGGCCGCCTCGACTTCGACCCGGCGAACGACACGCTCACCAACGACGCCGGCGAGGAGGTCTGCCTGAGCGTCGGTGACGGCGAGGAACTTCCGGCCGCCGGATTCGATCCAGGTGAGGAGACCTTCCAGTCGCCGCCGGCCGACGGCATCACCGTCGAGGTGGTCGTGTCGCCGACCAGCGACCGCCTGCAGGTCCTGACCCCGTTCCCGGCATGGGACGGCGAGGACATCACCGGCCTGGCGGTGCTCGTCAAGGCCCGGGGCAAGTGCACCACCGACCACATCTCGATGGCCGGACCGTGGCTGAAGTACCGGGGCCACCTCGAGAACATCTCGGGCAACGTCTACATGGGAGCCGTGAACGCCTTCACCGGCGAGGTCGGCACCGGCCTGGACGTCACCGACGGCGGGACGCGGCCATACCCGGATATCGCCCGCCGCTACCACGAGGCAGGCATCGGGTGGGTCGCCATAGGCGACGAGAACATGGGCGAGGGATCGTCACGTGAGCACGCCGCCATGGAGCCCCGGTTCCGGGGAGCCCGAGCGGTCATTGCCCGCTCGTTCGCCCGGATCCACGAGACCAACCTCAAGAAGCAGGGCCTGCTGCCCCTCACGTTCGCCGACCGGGACGACTACGACCTGATCGGTCCCGAGGACCACATCTCGGTGGTCGGACTGGCCGACCTGGCTCCCGACGAGCAGGTCGAGGTCGTCGTCACCTCACCGGACGGTTCCACGACCAGCATCACCACGAACCACACGTACTCGGCCGACCAGATCGAGTGGTTCAGGGCGGGCAGTGCCCTGAACCTGATCCGCCAGCGCACCGGGTCCTGA
- a CDS encoding dimethylsulfonioproprionate lyase family protein, with translation MSADLRRDLVAALADFYVGHPDAQRFSMLGTVGSLLVAALEADEVVEPDPVALPVARLLAGCESAIDVGSAVPGVGAVLRAFTAAAPILHWVQTAEYAATLSQHFLDNYGYVRVIGSGGLVESDVASAGLGVWGAGLHYPRHEHPAEETYHVLSGSVSFQRGVGPWVERAVGESVHHAPWEHHAQRFGDTTCVLSWAWTGDVAVSARLVPVDG, from the coding sequence ATGAGCGCTGACCTGCGTCGCGATCTGGTCGCCGCCCTTGCCGACTTCTATGTCGGACATCCGGATGCCCAGCGGTTTTCGATGCTGGGCACGGTCGGGAGCTTGCTGGTCGCCGCCCTGGAGGCGGACGAGGTGGTGGAGCCCGATCCGGTGGCCCTACCGGTGGCCCGGCTGCTGGCCGGGTGTGAGTCTGCGATCGACGTCGGAAGCGCCGTTCCGGGCGTCGGAGCGGTGCTGCGGGCGTTCACGGCGGCGGCGCCGATCCTGCACTGGGTCCAGACCGCCGAGTACGCGGCGACGCTGTCGCAGCACTTCCTGGACAACTACGGATACGTCCGGGTGATCGGATCCGGTGGACTGGTCGAGTCCGACGTGGCCAGCGCGGGGCTGGGCGTGTGGGGAGCCGGCCTGCACTACCCCCGGCACGAGCACCCGGCTGAGGAGACGTACCACGTGTTGTCGGGCTCGGTCTCGTTCCAGAGGGGCGTTGGCCCGTGGGTGGAAAGGGCGGTCGGCGAGTCGGTGCACCACGCTCCGTGGGAGCACCACGCCCAGAGGTTCGGCGACACGACCTGTGTCCTGTCGTGGGCATGGACCGGCGACGTAGCCGTCAGCGCACGCCTGGTGCCCGTCGACGGTTGA
- a CDS encoding ribonuclease HI, which translates to MPGGGAGRLFDPPDDDVATPVGDPLVVYTDGACSGNPGPGGWAWVVPDGPFAAGFDLRTTNQRMELTATLEAIRAFDGPLLVVSDSTYVVHCFRDGWWEKWIRKGWVNSKREPVANRDLWEPLVESVRSRGDVDFRWVKGHSGDRWNDEADRLAVEAATRQVEVSG; encoded by the coding sequence ATGCCCGGTGGTGGCGCAGGGCGCCTCTTCGACCCCCCCGACGATGACGTGGCGACCCCGGTGGGGGATCCGCTGGTCGTCTACACGGACGGGGCGTGTTCGGGGAATCCCGGTCCGGGTGGCTGGGCGTGGGTGGTGCCCGACGGTCCGTTCGCCGCCGGATTCGACCTGAGGACCACCAACCAGCGAATGGAGCTGACGGCCACTCTGGAGGCCATCCGCGCCTTCGACGGGCCACTGCTGGTCGTGAGCGACTCAACCTACGTGGTGCACTGCTTCCGGGACGGTTGGTGGGAGAAGTGGATCCGGAAGGGCTGGGTCAACTCCAAGCGGGAGCCGGTGGCCAACCGCGACCTGTGGGAGCCCCTCGTCGAGTCCGTGCGGTCCCGGGGGGACGTGGATTTCCGGTGGGTGAAGGGTCACTCGGGCGACAGGTGGAACGACGAGGCCGACAGGTTGGCGGTGGAGGCCGCGACCCGTCAGGTGGAAGTCTCAGGCTGA
- the aceE gene encoding pyruvate dehydrogenase (acetyl-transferring), homodimeric type, which translates to MIDGFTHQLPDADPAETKEWIDSFDAMVDKSGRRRARYMLAKLLERAGELNVGNAPPTWTPYVNTIATEDQPWFPGDEFIERRIRAFIRWNAAAMVINANKAADGIGGHLSTFASSAALYEVGFNWFFRGKDDGRPGDHVYFQGHAAPGVYARAFLERRLTEQHLNGFRMEIGGEGLSSYPHPRLMPDFWEFPTVSMGLGPINSIYHARFNNYLESRRIDETSGSRVFCFLGDGECDEPETLGAISLAGRSGLGNLIWIVNCNLQRLDGPVRGNGQIIQELEGVFRGAGWNVLKVIWGSEWDELIHKDVDGILLNKFNTTVDGEYQRLAVEGGDYIREHFFGPDPRLRAMVEHLSDQQLADLPRGGHDYQKIYAAYRNATEENEAPTVILAKTIKGWTLGEGFEARNATHQIKKMTKDELLALRERLHLVDEIPESALEGDRAPYYRPDEDSAEHEYMVQRRLALGGSIPKRRIRNRRPITLPDPSVFASLAKGSEGRAVSTTMAMTNLLRDLMRDKAFGPRVVPIVPDEARTFGMDSLFREFGIYAPFGQLYEPVDHELLLSYTESADGQLIEEGITECGSMSSFIAAGTSYANLGVPMVPFFTFYSMFGFQRVGDSIWSAADSRARGFLLGATAGRTTLAGEGLQHQDGHSLLLAATVPACQAFDPAFAYELGAIIDDGLQRMYGHDDPHDDEDVFYYVTLYNEAYEMPPRPDHVTDADVVRGFYQWADAPDRPVTATLVFSGSAQGAAREAADELADRWGVGVDLWSATSYKRLREEALAVERRNRLHPTDPAEVPLVTRLLSGGEGPVVAVTDFQKLLPGQVARWIPRPYHTLGTDGFGRSDTREALRRFFEVDTGHVVVAVLHALAQEGTIDALVVAEAIAHHGLDVGIADPGRHDTVPVPGHSVGRAHSPE; encoded by the coding sequence GTGATAGACGGATTCACCCACCAGCTCCCGGACGCCGATCCGGCCGAGACGAAGGAGTGGATCGACTCCTTCGACGCCATGGTCGACAAGTCGGGCCGAAGGCGGGCCCGGTACATGCTGGCCAAGCTCCTGGAGCGGGCAGGCGAGCTGAACGTGGGCAACGCCCCGCCCACGTGGACCCCCTACGTCAACACCATCGCCACCGAGGACCAGCCGTGGTTCCCGGGCGATGAGTTCATCGAGCGCCGCATCCGGGCGTTCATCCGCTGGAACGCCGCCGCGATGGTGATCAACGCCAACAAGGCGGCCGACGGCATCGGCGGACACCTGTCCACCTTCGCCTCGTCGGCCGCCCTCTACGAGGTGGGTTTCAACTGGTTCTTCCGGGGAAAGGACGACGGTCGGCCCGGTGACCACGTCTACTTCCAGGGTCACGCCGCCCCCGGCGTCTACGCCCGGGCCTTCCTGGAGCGCCGCCTCACCGAGCAGCACCTGAACGGCTTCCGCATGGAGATCGGCGGCGAGGGGCTCTCCAGCTACCCGCACCCCCGGCTCATGCCCGACTTCTGGGAGTTCCCCACCGTGTCGATGGGCCTCGGCCCCATCAACTCCATCTACCACGCCCGGTTCAACAACTACCTGGAGAGCCGCCGGATCGACGAGACGTCGGGAAGCCGGGTGTTCTGCTTCCTGGGCGACGGCGAGTGCGACGAGCCGGAGACCCTGGGCGCCATCTCCCTGGCGGGCCGCTCGGGCCTCGGCAACCTGATCTGGATCGTCAACTGCAACCTGCAGCGTCTGGACGGTCCGGTCCGGGGCAACGGCCAGATAATCCAGGAGCTGGAGGGCGTGTTCCGGGGTGCGGGCTGGAACGTCCTGAAGGTGATCTGGGGATCCGAATGGGACGAGCTCATCCACAAGGACGTGGACGGCATCCTGCTCAACAAGTTCAACACCACGGTCGACGGCGAGTACCAGCGCCTGGCCGTGGAGGGTGGCGACTACATCCGGGAGCACTTCTTCGGACCGGATCCCCGCCTGCGGGCCATGGTCGAGCACCTCTCGGATCAGCAGTTGGCCGATCTGCCGCGGGGCGGCCACGACTACCAGAAGATCTACGCCGCGTACCGCAACGCCACCGAGGAGAACGAGGCCCCCACGGTGATCCTGGCCAAGACCATCAAGGGCTGGACGCTGGGCGAGGGCTTCGAGGCACGGAACGCCACCCACCAGATCAAGAAGATGACCAAGGACGAGCTGCTGGCTCTCCGGGAGCGGCTCCACCTGGTCGATGAGATCCCCGAATCGGCCCTGGAGGGCGACAGGGCCCCCTACTACCGACCCGACGAGGACAGCGCAGAACACGAGTACATGGTCCAGCGGCGACTGGCCCTGGGGGGGTCCATCCCCAAGCGGCGAATTCGGAACCGGCGGCCGATCACCCTGCCCGACCCGTCGGTCTTCGCCAGCCTGGCCAAGGGCTCCGAGGGTCGGGCCGTGTCCACCACCATGGCCATGACCAACCTGCTCCGCGACCTCATGCGCGACAAGGCCTTCGGTCCCCGGGTGGTACCCATCGTCCCCGACGAGGCTCGGACGTTCGGCATGGACTCGCTCTTCCGGGAGTTCGGGATCTACGCCCCGTTCGGCCAGCTCTACGAGCCGGTCGACCACGAGCTCCTGCTGTCGTACACGGAGAGCGCCGACGGCCAGCTCATCGAGGAGGGCATCACCGAGTGCGGCTCGATGTCCAGCTTCATCGCCGCCGGAACCAGCTACGCCAACCTCGGCGTGCCCATGGTGCCGTTCTTCACCTTCTACTCCATGTTCGGCTTCCAGCGGGTGGGCGACTCCATCTGGTCGGCGGCCGACTCCCGGGCCCGGGGATTCCTGCTGGGCGCCACGGCCGGCCGGACCACGTTGGCCGGCGAGGGCCTCCAGCACCAGGACGGCCACAGTCTGCTGCTGGCTGCCACCGTGCCGGCCTGCCAGGCGTTCGATCCGGCCTTCGCATACGAACTCGGGGCGATCATCGACGACGGCCTGCAGCGCATGTACGGCCACGACGACCCCCACGACGACGAGGACGTCTTCTACTACGTCACCCTCTACAACGAGGCATACGAGATGCCGCCCAGACCGGACCACGTCACCGACGCCGACGTGGTCCGGGGGTTCTACCAGTGGGCCGACGCCCCGGATCGCCCCGTGACGGCCACGCTCGTGTTCTCAGGTTCGGCCCAGGGTGCGGCCCGGGAGGCGGCCGACGAGCTGGCCGACCGCTGGGGCGTGGGGGTCGACCTGTGGAGCGCCACCTCGTACAAGCGCCTCCGGGAGGAGGCCCTCGCCGTGGAGCGACGCAACCGGCTGCACCCGACGGACCCGGCCGAGGTTCCCCTGGTCACCAGGCTGCTCTCGGGGGGCGAGGGCCCTGTGGTGGCGGTCACCGACTTCCAGAAGCTGCTACCCGGTCAGGTGGCCCGGTGGATCCCCCGTCCGTACCACACGTTGGGAACCGACGGCTTCGGGCGCAGCGACACTCGCGAGGCCCTGCGACGGTTCTTCGAGGTCGACACCGGCCACGTGGTCGTAGCCGTGCTCCACGCCCTGGCCCAGGAGGGCACCATCGACGCATTGGTGGTGGCCGAGGCGATCGCACACCACGGCCTGGACGTGGGCATCGCCGATCCGGGTCGCCACGACACCGTGCCCGTACCAGGACACAGCGTCGGACGGGCCCACTCGCCCGAATGA
- a CDS encoding Fe-S cluster assembly protein HesB — translation MTQSSSGSTSGSSTGSTTGTLAITGDASADRLLNTDPLALLVGMLLDQQVPMEWAFRGPATLVQRLGSLDVSLDAAAIAAMDPEAFGEACRTKPAIHRFPGSMAARIQGLCQHVVDHHGGDAADLWRGAADGADLALRLRALPGYGAEKTMIFVAILAKRMGVAPDGWEAAAGPFADDAPRSVADIDGPEALAAVRAWKKAQKAAGRGKQE, via the coding sequence ATGACACAGTCCTCCTCCGGCTCCACCTCGGGATCTTCCACGGGCTCCACCACCGGCACGCTGGCCATCACGGGCGACGCCAGCGCCGACCGGCTCCTGAACACCGACCCCCTGGCCCTACTGGTCGGCATGCTGCTGGACCAGCAGGTGCCCATGGAGTGGGCCTTCCGGGGGCCGGCCACCCTGGTCCAGCGGCTGGGGTCCCTCGACGTGTCCCTCGACGCTGCTGCGATCGCAGCCATGGACCCCGAGGCCTTCGGGGAGGCGTGCCGCACCAAGCCGGCCATCCACCGGTTCCCCGGCTCGATGGCCGCCCGGATCCAGGGGCTCTGCCAGCACGTCGTCGACCACCACGGTGGAGACGCCGCCGACCTCTGGCGGGGAGCCGCCGACGGCGCAGACCTCGCCCTACGGCTCCGGGCACTACCCGGCTACGGCGCCGAGAAGACGATGATCTTCGTGGCCATCCTTGCCAAGCGGATGGGAGTGGCCCCCGACGGCTGGGAGGCGGCGGCCGGCCCGTTCGCGGACGACGCGCCCCGGTCGGTGGCTGACATAGACGGTCCCGAGGCACTGGCAGCCGTGCGCGCCTGGAAGAAGGCCCAGAAGGCCGCAGGCAGGGGCAAGCAGGAATAG
- a CDS encoding GDP-L-fucose synthase produces MLDRQAPVFVAGHRGLVGSAIVSRLEADGFTDLRTVGREALDLRHQSAVDAWFDDQRPRYVFLVAGTVGGIQANTTRPAEFLYDNLMIHGTVVQAAHRVGVDKLLYLGSSCIYPRLAEQPITEDALLSGPLEPTNEGYALAKIAGIKLCETYRCQYGDDFISAMPTNLYGPGDNFDLEGGHVLPSLIRRFHEAREAGDATVGVWGTGDARREFLHVDDLADACLFLMDNYSAAGHVNVGTGVDLTIRELAEAVRDLVHPGAELAFDTSKPDGMPRKVLDVSRLADLGWTASTGLAEGLAATYEWFVEAVERGELRL; encoded by the coding sequence ATGCTCGACCGACAGGCCCCGGTCTTCGTGGCCGGCCACCGTGGCCTCGTCGGCTCTGCCATCGTCAGCCGTCTCGAGGCCGACGGGTTCACCGACCTTCGGACCGTCGGGCGCGAGGCCCTGGACCTTCGGCACCAGTCGGCTGTGGACGCCTGGTTCGACGACCAGCGACCACGCTACGTGTTCCTGGTGGCCGGCACGGTCGGCGGGATCCAGGCCAACACCACCCGTCCCGCGGAGTTCCTCTACGACAACCTCATGATCCACGGGACCGTGGTGCAGGCCGCACACCGGGTCGGGGTCGACAAGTTGCTGTACCTGGGGAGTTCCTGCATCTACCCGAGGCTGGCCGAACAGCCGATCACCGAGGATGCGCTGCTCAGCGGGCCACTCGAGCCGACCAACGAGGGCTATGCCCTGGCGAAGATCGCCGGTATCAAGCTCTGCGAGACCTACCGGTGCCAGTACGGGGACGACTTCATCTCGGCGATGCCCACCAACCTCTACGGGCCTGGAGACAACTTCGACCTGGAGGGTGGCCACGTCCTACCAAGCCTGATCCGTCGGTTCCACGAGGCCCGCGAGGCCGGCGATGCCACGGTTGGCGTCTGGGGGACAGGCGACGCCCGGCGTGAGTTCCTGCACGTGGACGACCTGGCCGATGCATGCCTGTTCCTGATGGACAACTACTCGGCGGCCGGGCACGTCAACGTTGGGACCGGTGTGGACCTGACCATCCGGGAACTGGCCGAAGCGGTGCGCGACCTCGTGCACCCCGGCGCCGAACTGGCCTTCGACACCTCGAAGCCGGACGGCATGCCCCGCAAGGTACTCGACGTGTCACGCCTCGCCGATCTGGGTTGGACGGCGTCGACGGGGTTGGCCGAGGGCCTGGCCGCCACCTACGAGTGGTTCGTGGAGGCCGTCGAACGGGGAGAACTTCGGCTTTAG
- a CDS encoding acyl-CoA/acyl-ACP dehydrogenase produces MNFAFSEEQEQLREFVRQFLENYSAESTVRELMETESGYDAATWSMMAEQLGLQSLIIPEEYGGQGFGYVELIVVLEEMGRSLLCAPFFSTVVLAANTLIHSGDDAAKADLLPGIASGETIATLAFTEESGRWDEAGITMEATADGDGWSLSGTKMYVLDGHIADLVLVAAHTANGVSLFRVDGDAAGLTRTALATMDMTRKQARLEFDGVAATLVGAEGGGWDVLERVLDLAAVALAAEQVGGAQICLDTAVQYAKDRVQFGRPIGSFQAIKHKCADMLLEVESAKSAAYYAGWCAAELNDELPSVASLAKAYCSEAYFHTTAENIQIHGGIGFTWEHSAHLYFKRAKSSELLFGDPTYHRELLAQRIGI; encoded by the coding sequence ATGAACTTCGCCTTCAGCGAGGAACAGGAGCAGCTGCGGGAGTTCGTCCGACAGTTCCTCGAGAACTACTCGGCGGAGTCCACCGTCCGCGAGCTGATGGAGACCGAGAGCGGCTACGACGCCGCCACCTGGTCGATGATGGCCGAACAGCTGGGCCTCCAGAGCCTGATCATCCCCGAGGAGTACGGCGGGCAGGGGTTCGGCTACGTGGAGCTCATCGTGGTCCTGGAGGAGATGGGCCGCTCCCTGCTGTGCGCACCCTTCTTCTCCACCGTGGTGTTGGCCGCCAACACGCTCATCCACTCGGGAGACGACGCTGCGAAGGCCGACCTGCTGCCCGGGATCGCGTCGGGCGAGACCATAGCCACGCTGGCGTTCACCGAGGAGAGCGGACGCTGGGACGAGGCCGGCATCACCATGGAGGCCACCGCCGACGGTGACGGATGGTCGCTGTCCGGCACCAAGATGTACGTGCTGGACGGCCACATCGCCGACCTGGTGCTGGTGGCCGCCCACACGGCCAACGGCGTGTCGTTGTTCCGGGTGGACGGCGATGCCGCAGGCCTGACCAGGACCGCCCTGGCCACCATGGACATGACCCGCAAGCAGGCCCGCCTGGAGTTCGACGGCGTGGCGGCCACCCTGGTCGGCGCGGAGGGCGGCGGCTGGGACGTCCTGGAGCGCGTGCTGGACCTGGCCGCGGTGGCACTGGCCGCCGAGCAGGTCGGCGGTGCGCAGATCTGTCTGGACACAGCCGTGCAGTACGCCAAGGACCGTGTGCAGTTCGGCCGGCCGATCGGCAGCTTCCAGGCCATCAAGCACAAGTGCGCCGACATGCTGCTCGAGGTCGAGTCGGCGAAGTCAGCCGCCTACTACGCCGGCTGGTGCGCCGCCGAGTTGAACGACGAGCTGCCGTCGGTGGCGTCGCTGGCCAAGGCGTACTGCTCCGAGGCCTACTTCCACACCACCGCGGAGAACATCCAGATCCACGGTGGTATCGGCTTCACCTGGGAGCACTCCGCCCACCTGTACTTCAAGCGGGCCAAGAGTTCCGAGCTGCTGTTCGGCGACCCGACCTACCATCGGGAGCTGCTGGCCCAGCGCATCGGGATCTGA
- a CDS encoding MBL fold metallo-hydrolase, translated as MSDLPVSPTSPHAGPCHHHDHPRPGVEGAALHWCDERAEIHRIVVGDYENNVFVLRCRQTGESVLIDAANEHDKLLELCRALDVRSVLETHGHFDHIQAVPAVREAGYRVAVTADDAAMLPSYDDILEDESVIQVGRLRLHTICTPGHTPGSICFSLEDSPVLFSGDTLFPGGPGATTFDGGDFAAIIESIDRRLFARIDPGTIVMPGHGLDTTIGAERPSLDEWVARGW; from the coding sequence ATGAGCGACCTGCCCGTCAGCCCGACCTCACCCCACGCCGGCCCGTGCCACCATCACGACCACCCCCGACCGGGCGTCGAGGGGGCGGCCCTCCACTGGTGCGACGAGAGGGCGGAGATCCACCGCATCGTGGTGGGCGACTACGAGAACAACGTGTTCGTGCTGCGTTGTCGCCAGACAGGCGAGTCCGTGCTGATCGACGCCGCCAACGAGCACGACAAGCTCCTTGAGCTGTGCCGCGCCCTCGACGTCCGATCGGTACTCGAGACCCACGGACACTTCGACCACATCCAGGCCGTCCCGGCGGTGCGCGAGGCCGGCTACCGGGTCGCCGTCACGGCCGATGACGCTGCGATGCTCCCCTCCTACGACGACATCCTGGAGGACGAGTCGGTCATCCAGGTCGGGCGCCTACGGCTCCACACCATCTGCACGCCCGGCCATACGCCGGGGTCCATCTGCTTCAGCCTGGAGGACTCGCCGGTGCTCTTCTCCGGCGACACCCTTTTCCCAGGTGGACCAGGCGCCACCACCTTCGACGGCGGAGACTTTGCCGCGATTATCGAGTCCATCGACAGGCGGCTCTTCGCCCGGATCGACCCCGGCACCATCGTGATGCCCGGACACGGGCTGGACACCACGATCGGCGCCGAACGTCCCAGCTTGGACGAGTGGGTGGCCCGGGGCTGGTGA
- the sufC gene encoding Fe-S cluster assembly ATPase SufC — MSDATVFDAIPTEGTPLFEVRDLHASTTDGIGILHGVDLVVHPGEVHALMGPNGSGKSTLASVLLGSPEYLVTGGSIRFRGDEITEWPPDVRGKAGIFLAFQYPLEIAGVSVINFLRQSLSARKGIDMSVLELRLSIMDWMDRLGMDPSFADRHVNEGFSGGEKKRNEILQMAILEPEMAILDETDSGLDIDALRVVAEGVAEVRRDRANLGILAITHYQRLLDHLRPDVVHILMDGRVVERGGPEIAARLERDGYEAFRATGPNATD; from the coding sequence ATGTCCGACGCGACAGTTTTCGACGCGATACCTACCGAGGGAACGCCCCTGTTCGAGGTACGGGATCTCCACGCATCGACGACCGACGGCATCGGGATACTCCACGGGGTCGACCTGGTGGTACACCCCGGCGAGGTCCACGCCCTGATGGGTCCCAACGGTTCCGGGAAGTCGACCCTGGCCTCGGTCCTGCTGGGCAGCCCCGAATACCTCGTCACCGGCGGTTCGATCCGGTTCCGTGGCGACGAGATCACCGAATGGCCACCCGACGTGCGCGGCAAGGCCGGCATCTTCCTGGCGTTCCAGTACCCGCTGGAGATCGCCGGCGTGTCGGTCATCAACTTCCTGCGCCAGTCCCTCTCGGCCCGAAAGGGCATCGACATGTCGGTCCTGGAACTCCGGCTGTCGATCATGGACTGGATGGACCGCCTCGGCATGGACCCGTCGTTCGCCGACCGCCATGTCAACGAGGGCTTCTCGGGCGGCGAGAAGAAGCGCAACGAGATCCTCCAGATGGCCATCCTCGAGCCTGAGATGGCCATCCTGGACGAGACCGACTCGGGCCTCGACATCGATGCCCTCCGGGTGGTGGCCGAAGGAGTCGCAGAGGTGCGACGCGACCGCGCCAACCTGGGCATTCTGGCCATCACCCACTACCAGCGACTGCTGGACCACCTGCGGCCCGACGTGGTCCACATCCTCATGGACGGTCGAGTCGTCGAGCGGGGCGGCCCGGAGATCGCCGCACGGCTCGAGCGCGACGGCTACGAGGCATTCCGGGCCACCGGGCCGAATGCAACGGACTGA